In the genome of Acaryochloris sp. CCMEE 5410, the window CCATTGACCCGAGGCAGAATGAACCATTCGGTATTGCCAGTTGCGGGATGAACGAATCCATACAGATAGGTCCATTCATAGCGATGGTCCACCTCAGCAATTGGACGCTGACCCACAGGCGCCCAAATCTTTCGAATAATGGGTTTAAGGCCTAAACGATGTTCATCAAAGGACCAAACTTCGACCTGAGCATTAGGGTAGCGTCGCTCCAATTCTGCTTTGTACTTAGGCAGTTTTTTTAAAAGCGGCTTGGGCCTCTGGTTCACCTTTACGGTGGTGAGGACGTGGGCATTGCAGGGACTGCTCCAATCGCTTGAGATAGTCCCAACCGCGTTGGGGCCAAACCTTATCGACTCCTGTCATCTGAGCGATGACCTGGGCTACTTTGGGGCCGTTCCATAGACCACCGTCGGCGGGTGGGGTTTGTAGACGAGTCAACAATTGTGCACATTGGTCTTGAGTCAGAAGACTGCGAGATTGATGAGGTCGCTTATCTTTGCGTCGGTTGCGTAACCCATGGGCGCCATTGTGGTTATACTCCCTGACGATTTCTCGAGCGTAATCGTAGTTGAGACCGACCACTTGGGCTGCTTGAGTTAGCGTTGTTTGCTCACTGACGAGCCACAGCAGATGCCAGCGGCGCGATTCTACTGGGTCTTGGCTGGCTCGATAATGAGACTTCAGCTCGTCAGGCGAAAAATGAGGTTCTAGATACAGTTTTCTTGGCATTCTTTAATTATGCATTATATCGGAGTTATATAAATCGGATTTGGTATCATACACATGTGAACATGATCTGGTAACAAATGACCTTCCAAAATTTCAACACCACGTTGTTCCGCCAGCTCCCGAAATAAAACGCCTAAACGACTGCGAAGACTACCATATATAACTTTCCGACGACGCTTAGGAATGAATACAATGTGATATTTGCAATCCCAAGTCGTATGATTTAGCTTCTTAGGTGACATTTCTTTCGCCTTGCGAGAAAACTGCAAGGAGAATTTTCTACCGTTGCACCCGGTAAAACCTACCAGAGTCTCCCCGGCAGAGCCGGGGGCTTACCAATATTTAGTTAATCCTATTCAGCAAACCCTGCTGACCCGGAGGAACTTTGATTTGCTAAATCTGAACGAGGGCAACCATAAACGCTACAGCTCACTTGCACTTATCCAAAGATACTGCCGAAAAACTCTACAGCTTCTTTAAGTGAGTTGATAAACGTATCTATTTCTTCGCGAGTATTGTAAAAATAGAGACTTGCTCTGGCCGTAGACGACACCTTCAGATGCCGATGCAACGGCTGAGTACAGTGATGTCCAGCCCGAATAGCTACACCTGCTTGATCCAGAATCGTCGACAAATCATGGGGATGTACATCCCCTGCCGTAAAGGAAGCCAATGCCGCTCGACCTGTCCCGTCTGCATGAGGCTGAGGACCATAAACCTGCACCTCAGAAATCTCCCGCAGCCGCTTAAACAGATAAGCCGTTAACTCCGCTTCATAGGCATGAATCTTGTCCATACCAATTTGGCTCAAGTAATCAACCGCTGCCCCTAGGCCCACTGCCTCACCGATGGCAGGGGTGCCCGCTTCAAACTTATGGGGTAAATCCGCATAAGTGGCATGGTCTAGGAATACATCGGCAATCATTTCACCGCCGCCTAAGAACGGAGGCATACTGCGGAGCAAATCCAGCTTGCCGTAGAGAAAGCCAATGCCTGTGGGGGCGCACATTTTATGGCCAGAAGCCACCAGCCAATCGCAGTCCATCTTCTGGACATCGATGGGCATATGGGGGACGCTTTGGCAGGCGTCGATCAGCACTTTGGCATTGTATTGGTGTGCGATCGCAACAATCTCTTCCACCGGATTCACACAGCCCAAAGTATTGGAGACATGCACCACCCCCACTAGTTTGGTGCGGTCATTTACCAGAGTTTTGAACTGCTCTAAATCAAAGGCTTGATTCTCATCCAGCTCCACAAACTTGAGCACCGCTCCAGTTTTCTGAGCCACCCACTGCCAGGGAATCAAATTACTGTGATGCTCCATCACCGTCAGGATGACTTCATCCCCAGCCTTGAGATTATTCATTCCCCAGCTATAGG includes:
- a CDS encoding SufS family cysteine desulfurase, which encodes MIAIQEKSLALQVRPDFPILHQQIQESPLVYLDSAATSQKPTSVLAALQDYYERDNANVHRGVHTLSSRATDAYEGARDKVAAFVNAASRQEIVYTRNASEGINLVAYSWGMNNLKAGDEVILTVMEHHSNLIPWQWVAQKTGAVLKFVELDENQAFDLEQFKTLVNDRTKLVGVVHVSNTLGCVNPVEEIVAIAHQYNAKVLIDACQSVPHMPIDVQKMDCDWLVASGHKMCAPTGIGFLYGKLDLLRSMPPFLGGGEMIADVFLDHATYADLPHKFEAGTPAIGEAVGLGAAVDYLSQIGMDKIHAYEAELTAYLFKRLREISEVQVYGPQPHADGTGRAALASFTAGDVHPHDLSTILDQAGVAIRAGHHCTQPLHRHLKVSSTARASLYFYNTREEIDTFINSLKEAVEFFGSIFG
- a CDS encoding winged helix-turn-helix domain-containing protein produces the protein MPRKLYLEPHFSPDELKSHYRASQDPVESRRWHLLWLVSEQTTLTQAAQVVGLNYDYAREIVREYNHNGAHGLRNRRKDKRPHQSRSLLTQDQCAQLLTRLQTPPADGGLWNGPKVAQVIAQMTGVDKVWPQRGWDYLKRLEQSLQCPRPHHRKGEPEAQAAFKKTA